A window of Ignavibacteriales bacterium contains these coding sequences:
- a CDS encoding cupin domain-containing protein — MNALKNIFENLPKELREEYFEEIISTKDFKLERIISEGHTSPPNFWYDQDKNEFVILLKGKAKLSFDDGNNFELKPGDYLIIPAHQKHRVDWTDPNQKTFWLTIHH; from the coding sequence ATGAACGCACTTAAAAACATATTTGAAAATCTTCCGAAAGAATTGAGAGAAGAGTATTTCGAAGAAATTATATCTACAAAAGATTTTAAACTCGAAAGAATAATTTCGGAAGGTCATACTTCCCCACCTAATTTTTGGTATGATCAGGACAAGAATGAATTTGTTATTCTTCTCAAAGGGAAAGCAAAATTAAGCTTTGATGATGGAAATAATTTTGAACTGAAGCCCGGTGATTATTTAATTATTCCGGCTCATCAAAAACATAGAGTTGATTGGACAGATCCCAATCAAAAAACTTTTTGGTTAACAATACATCACTAA
- a CDS encoding phosphatase PAP2 family protein, giving the protein MLEFLYQIDLKFLYFINHTLSNPFFDKLFPFITDVKNWYIAYIILFLILIVKGGRIGRIAAFAMILLIVATDQFSSYFLKNLVGRIRPCNVYSDLNVLVTCTESFSFPSSHAVNNFGAAMFFTKIFPKYKWSFFSVAILMAFSRPYVGVHYPSDAIGGALIGMFFGYIFAFIVKKIDSFISMKQTKITDKYERVEFK; this is encoded by the coding sequence ATGTTGGAGTTTCTATATCAAATAGACTTGAAATTCCTTTATTTTATTAATCATACGTTATCTAATCCATTTTTCGATAAACTTTTCCCATTTATCACTGATGTAAAAAACTGGTATATAGCTTACATAATATTATTTTTAATTCTAATTGTTAAGGGCGGAAGAATTGGTAGAATTGCTGCTTTCGCTATGATCTTACTAATTGTTGCCACAGATCAGTTCAGCAGTTACTTTTTGAAAAATTTAGTCGGCAGAATTAGACCCTGCAATGTTTACTCAGATTTAAATGTGCTTGTTACTTGCACAGAATCATTTTCATTTCCGTCTTCACACGCGGTAAACAATTTTGGTGCGGCAATGTTCTTTACAAAAATTTTCCCTAAATATAAATGGTCGTTTTTTAGTGTAGCAATATTAATGGCATTTTCCAGACCTTATGTAGGTGTTCATTATCCATCAGATGCAATTGGAGGCGCTTTAATCGGTATGTTCTTCGGTTATATATTTGCTTTTATAGTTAAGAAAATAGATAGTTTTATTTCAATGAAACAAACGAAAATTACAGATAAATATGAACGTGTAGAATTCAAATAA
- a CDS encoding EamA family transporter, whose translation MDKEKNTRAYFALFSIYIIWGTTYLAIRIGVENLPPFLFTGLRFIAAGPLLLIILLLRKYKLPNKNDLFHLSISGLLLLGGGTGLVVFAEQWVPSGLTALLITTVPFWVVGINAIIPQGKKINSTVFLGLLLGLVGVGIIFGEDFVRLFDPAYLRGVIGLMFAVVLWSVGTLYSKYKKISVHPLMSAAMQMIIAGVVITTLGLILGEGSRLHFTNSSFYSYLYLVIVGSLAGYSSYVYAVAHLPVSLVATYAYVNPIIALFLGWLVLDEKISLWVILAAVVILIGVTLVKKGSEKNILVRKKS comes from the coding sequence ATGGACAAAGAAAAAAACACGCGGGCATATTTTGCATTATTCTCTATTTATATTATTTGGGGAACAACGTATTTAGCTATTAGAATTGGAGTTGAAAATTTGCCACCGTTTTTATTTACCGGTTTGCGTTTTATAGCTGCCGGACCGTTGCTTCTTATAATTTTGTTATTAAGAAAATATAAACTGCCCAATAAAAACGACTTGTTTCATCTTTCAATTAGCGGATTATTATTACTTGGCGGCGGAACGGGTTTAGTTGTATTTGCAGAACAATGGGTTCCGAGCGGATTAACAGCTTTATTAATAACAACAGTTCCATTCTGGGTTGTTGGAATTAATGCAATAATTCCGCAAGGTAAAAAAATAAATTCGACAGTATTTCTTGGGTTATTACTAGGCTTAGTTGGTGTAGGAATTATTTTCGGTGAAGATTTCGTCCGGTTATTTGATCCAGCATACCTTAGAGGTGTTATAGGATTGATGTTTGCGGTTGTTCTATGGTCGGTCGGAACTCTTTATTCGAAATACAAAAAAATCAGTGTACATCCGCTGATGAGCGCAGCAATGCAAATGATTATTGCCGGAGTAGTAATAACTACACTAGGATTAATTTTGGGTGAAGGAAGTAGATTACATTTTACGAATTCTAGTTTTTATTCATATCTGTATTTAGTGATTGTAGGATCATTAGCCGGTTACAGTTCGTATGTTTATGCGGTTGCACATCTTCCCGTTTCATTAGTAGCAACTTACGCTTATGTAAATCCAATCATAGCATTATTTTTAGGTTGGTTAGTGCTTGATGAGAAAATATCATTATGGGTTATACTTGCAGCGGTTGTAATTCTAATTGGAGTTACTTTGGTAAAGAAGGGAAGTGAAAAAAATATTTTAGTTCGGAAAAAGAGTTGA
- a CDS encoding AMP nucleosidase, producing MKTKLEIAKNWLPRYTGTSIDGLGDYLLLTNFQNYVLKFAEKFKCDVQGLGGPMQSATNSAGLSIINFGIGSANAATIMDLLVAREPKGVLFLGKCGGLKLSTEIGHFILPIAAIRGEGTSNDYLPPEVPALPSFKLHKFVSDKIISKNIEYRTGVIYTTNRRLWEWDEDFKIYLRKLGAIGIDMETATVFIVGYANQIARGALLLVSDLPMFPEGVKTEESDRAVTQQFVDMHLNIGIEAMTEIGSKGEAIKHFTF from the coding sequence ATGAAAACTAAACTTGAAATTGCGAAAAATTGGCTACCGCGTTACACGGGTACTAGTATTGATGGCTTAGGCGATTATTTGTTGTTAACAAATTTTCAAAATTATGTTCTAAAATTTGCAGAAAAATTTAAGTGCGATGTTCAAGGTTTGGGAGGACCTATGCAATCTGCTACTAATAGCGCCGGTTTATCAATTATAAATTTTGGAATAGGATCTGCTAATGCGGCAACAATTATGGATTTACTTGTGGCACGTGAACCAAAAGGTGTTTTGTTTCTTGGTAAATGCGGTGGATTAAAACTCTCTACGGAAATCGGACACTTTATTTTACCAATTGCTGCTATTCGGGGTGAAGGAACAAGTAATGATTATCTTCCGCCTGAAGTTCCCGCTCTTCCTTCATTCAAGTTACACAAATTTGTTTCTGATAAAATCATTTCTAAGAACATTGAATATCGAACCGGAGTAATTTATACAACAAACCGACGTTTGTGGGAATGGGACGAAGATTTCAAAATTTATTTAAGAAAACTGGGCGCGATTGGAATTGATATGGAAACAGCTACAGTTTTTATAGTTGGTTATGCAAATCAAATTGCACGCGGCGCTCTCTTACTAGTTTCCGATCTACCAATGTTTCCTGAAGGAGTAAAAACTGAAGAATCAGATCGTGCAGTCACTCAGCAGTTTGTTGATATGCACTTAAATATCGGTATTGAAGCAATGACTGAAATAGGCAGTAAAGGCGAAGCAATAAAGCATTTTACATTCTAA